One window from the genome of Thermococcus siculi encodes:
- a CDS encoding potassium channel family protein, with the protein MSGERELDMDIVSFRLFFRTYLKVLYYVRSILLGLFIIIALFGLVLARQEHLSIWNGMYFAFITAFTVGYGDLSPTTPVSKVLCALVLPILGMVLTGIMVAAAMQAIGRLYKAKLENEVQK; encoded by the coding sequence ATGTCTGGTGAAAGGGAACTCGACATGGACATAGTGAGTTTTCGTCTCTTTTTCCGCACTTACCTCAAGGTGCTCTACTACGTGAGGAGCATACTCCTCGGGTTATTCATCATAATCGCACTCTTCGGCCTGGTCCTCGCCAGACAGGAGCACCTGAGCATCTGGAACGGGATGTACTTCGCCTTCATAACGGCCTTCACTGTGGGTTATGGAGACCTATCACCAACGACGCCGGTATCGAAGGTGCTGTGTGCTCTCGTTCTCCCCATACTGGGAATGGTGCTGACGGGCATAATGGTTGCCGCAGCGATGCAGGCCATAGGGAGGCTTTACAAAGCCAAGCTTGAGAATGAGGTGCAAAAATAA
- a CDS encoding alpha-glucosidase → MKSAEILRDVAQTLEDVEKRINSLKSLSDKNKQKALRLLDEARRNFLDLADNLVNDNEELANFFLKRAVRLKNNTTDKYIEKMGQKEYMKDVDLMNRYSKVAPYDFAGEVKVLRRTYFAFLAGMVPFYIVSGIFGPMYAFTALILIIPTLLAMLSMRKRGKLGLMLGFAVMPIPMVMGAFSIRYAFYAFNNPEELAKIAEAFGRSIGFAQGVVATVGVLGAATLILLGYASYMLYKHRHAFL, encoded by the coding sequence ATGAAAAGTGCCGAGATTCTGCGCGACGTAGCGCAGACTTTGGAAGACGTAGAAAAACGCATAAACTCACTCAAATCACTCTCGGATAAGAACAAACAGAAAGCGCTGCGGCTCCTTGATGAAGCCAGGAGGAACTTCCTCGACCTGGCCGACAACCTCGTCAACGACAACGAGGAGCTGGCCAACTTCTTCCTCAAGAGGGCGGTGAGGTTGAAGAACAACACCACCGACAAGTACATCGAGAAGATGGGCCAGAAGGAGTACATGAAGGACGTAGACCTCATGAACAGGTACTCCAAGGTCGCACCCTACGACTTCGCGGGGGAGGTAAAGGTTCTTCGCCGGACGTATTTCGCCTTCCTGGCGGGTATGGTGCCCTTCTACATAGTGTCCGGAATCTTCGGACCGATGTACGCCTTCACCGCGCTCATACTCATAATCCCCACTCTACTGGCGATGCTGAGCATGAGGAAGAGGGGTAAGCTTGGCCTCATGCTGGGCTTCGCAGTTATGCCCATACCGATGGTCATGGGGGCGTTCTCGATAAGGTACGCTTTCTACGCCTTCAACAACCCGGAGGAGCTAGCCAAGATAGCGGAGGCATTCGGAAGGAGCATTGGTTTCGCCCAGGGGGTAGTGGCCACCGTCGGAGTCCTCGGGGCAGCCACGCTAATCCTGCTCGGGTACGCGAGCTACATGCTCTACAAGCACCGCCACGCGTTCCTCTGA
- a CDS encoding sodium-dependent transporter, translating into MGVDIVEQQRDQWATKIGLILAMAGNAIGLGNFWRFPYQLASNGGGAFMIPYFIALVFLGIPVMWIEWTTGRYGGKYGHGTIGPMFYLMARESLKPKTALIFGIIGGMLAFSVAALLSSYYYQIIGWSAAYTYYSLTGAYFGKDTVQFFLDYVADTKSVLLFWGLTMLFLGIAVGQGVSKGIERWVKVMMPLLYVFAILLVIRALTLGSPVKPEWSAIGGLEYIWKPDFQTLSENFFKISLAAAGQIFFTLSLGMGIIHNYASYLGPEDDVALSGLATVSLNEFAEVILGGSLAIPIAFAYMGPEAATKAGVGLAYMALPNVFMHMPGGQIFGAMWFLLLWFAGFTSAIATYNYLVAMLEEDIHLDRKIGTWAVFGFLFLLGLPVALDSTLAYLSELDMWVGSYFLVVLGLFDVIVAVWLFKPDNFWEELHKGAYMSIPGWFKPIMVYIAPLFMIVLLGGNTWNYIQMGAFSVSEAYVTEVLGYEYTPEVISLITRARIVILIIIILGALEAYMAIKKKYGEELAKNEVIIKL; encoded by the coding sequence ATGGGGGTGGATATTGTGGAACAACAGAGGGATCAATGGGCGACAAAGATCGGTTTGATTTTGGCTATGGCCGGTAACGCAATCGGCCTTGGTAACTTCTGGAGGTTCCCATACCAGCTTGCCAGCAACGGTGGCGGCGCTTTCATGATACCGTACTTCATAGCGCTGGTATTCCTGGGAATCCCCGTGATGTGGATTGAGTGGACCACCGGTCGCTACGGTGGTAAGTACGGCCACGGCACAATAGGACCAATGTTCTACCTCATGGCAAGGGAGAGCCTCAAACCGAAGACCGCGCTGATATTCGGAATTATAGGCGGAATGCTGGCCTTCTCGGTCGCAGCGCTGCTTAGCTCGTACTACTACCAGATCATCGGTTGGTCGGCGGCATACACCTACTACAGCCTCACAGGAGCCTACTTCGGCAAGGACACCGTGCAGTTCTTCCTGGACTACGTTGCAGACACCAAATCGGTGCTGCTGTTCTGGGGACTGACGATGCTCTTCCTCGGAATAGCGGTCGGACAGGGTGTCAGCAAGGGTATCGAGCGCTGGGTCAAGGTAATGATGCCCCTCCTCTATGTGTTCGCCATACTCTTGGTTATAAGGGCACTCACCCTTGGCTCACCGGTTAAGCCCGAGTGGAGCGCAATCGGCGGACTCGAGTACATCTGGAAGCCGGACTTCCAGACCCTGAGCGAGAACTTCTTCAAGATCAGCCTGGCAGCTGCGGGACAGATATTCTTCACGCTCTCGCTCGGTATGGGTATCATCCACAACTACGCCAGTTACCTCGGTCCTGAGGACGACGTTGCCCTCAGCGGTCTCGCCACCGTCTCGCTCAACGAGTTCGCGGAGGTCATCCTCGGTGGTTCACTCGCCATCCCGATAGCCTTCGCCTACATGGGTCCCGAGGCTGCAACCAAGGCGGGCGTTGGTCTCGCGTACATGGCACTGCCGAACGTCTTCATGCACATGCCGGGAGGACAGATATTCGGTGCAATGTGGTTCCTGCTCCTCTGGTTCGCGGGCTTCACCTCGGCCATAGCAACCTACAACTACCTCGTCGCCATGCTCGAGGAGGACATACACCTCGACAGGAAGATAGGCACCTGGGCGGTCTTCGGATTCCTGTTCCTGCTCGGACTGCCGGTCGCCCTCGACAGCACCCTCGCCTACCTCAGCGAGCTTGACATGTGGGTCGGCAGCTACTTCCTCGTCGTCCTTGGTCTCTTCGACGTCATAGTTGCGGTCTGGCTCTTCAAGCCCGACAACTTCTGGGAGGAACTCCACAAGGGTGCCTACATGAGCATACCAGGGTGGTTCAAGCCAATAATGGTCTACATAGCACCGCTCTTCATGATAGTGCTCCTTGGCGGAAACACCTGGAACTACATACAGATGGGAGCCTTCAGCGTCTCAGAGGCCTACGTCACGGAGGTTCTTGGCTATGAATACACCCCGGAGGTCATTAGCCTCATCACCAGGGCCAGGATAGTGATACTGATAATCATCATACTCGGTGCCCTCGAGGCGTACATGGCCATCAAGAAGAAGTACGGCGAAGAGCTTGCAAAGAACGAGGTCATCATAAAGCTCTGA
- the gdhA gene encoding glutamate dehydrogenase — protein sequence MVEIDPFEMAVQQLERAAQYMDISEEALEWLKKPMRIVEVTVPLEMDDGSVKVFTGFRVQHNWARGPTKGGIRWHPAETLSTVKALATWMTWKVAVVDLPYGGGKGGIIVNPKELSEREQERLARNYIRAIYDVIGPWTDIPAPDVYTNPKIMGWMMDEYETIMRRKGPAFGVITGKPLSIGGSLGRGTATAQGAIFTIREAAKALGIDLKGKTIAVQGYGNAGYYTAKLAKEQLGMKVVAVSDSRGGIYNPEGLDPDEVFKWKKEHGSVKDFPGATNITNEELLELDVEVLAPAAIEEVITEKNADNIKAKIVAEVANGPVTPEADDILHEKGILQIPDFLCNAGGVTVSYFEWVQNVNGYYWTEEEVREKLDKKMTKAFWDVYNTAKEKNIHMRDGAYVVAVSKVYQAMKDRGWVKH from the coding sequence ATGGTCGAGATTGACCCGTTTGAGATGGCTGTTCAGCAGCTTGAGAGGGCTGCTCAGTACATGGACATAAGCGAAGAGGCCCTTGAGTGGCTCAAGAAGCCCATGAGGATTGTTGAGGTTACCGTCCCCCTCGAGATGGACGACGGTTCTGTCAAGGTTTTCACCGGTTTCCGCGTTCAGCACAACTGGGCCCGCGGTCCGACCAAGGGTGGCATTCGCTGGCACCCGGCCGAGACCCTCAGCACCGTTAAGGCCCTCGCAACCTGGATGACCTGGAAGGTCGCCGTCGTTGACCTCCCCTACGGTGGAGGTAAGGGTGGCATCATCGTCAACCCGAAGGAACTCTCCGAGAGGGAGCAGGAGAGGCTCGCCAGGAACTACATAAGGGCCATCTACGACGTCATCGGCCCGTGGACTGACATCCCAGCCCCTGACGTTTACACCAACCCGAAGATCATGGGCTGGATGATGGACGAGTACGAGACCATCATGAGGAGGAAGGGCCCGGCCTTCGGTGTCATCACCGGAAAGCCGCTCAGCATCGGCGGTTCACTCGGTAGGGGCACCGCCACCGCCCAGGGTGCCATCTTCACCATCAGGGAGGCCGCCAAGGCCCTCGGCATCGACCTCAAGGGCAAGACCATCGCCGTCCAGGGTTACGGTAACGCCGGCTACTACACCGCCAAGCTCGCCAAGGAGCAGCTCGGCATGAAGGTCGTCGCCGTCAGCGACAGCCGCGGCGGCATCTACAACCCGGAGGGCCTCGACCCGGACGAGGTCTTCAAGTGGAAGAAGGAGCACGGCTCAGTTAAGGACTTCCCGGGAGCCACCAACATCACCAACGAGGAGCTCCTCGAGCTTGACGTCGAGGTTCTCGCCCCGGCCGCCATCGAGGAGGTCATCACCGAGAAGAACGCTGACAACATCAAGGCCAAGATCGTCGCCGAGGTTGCCAACGGTCCGGTCACCCCGGAGGCCGACGACATCCTCCACGAGAAGGGCATCCTCCAGATACCGGACTTCCTGTGCAACGCCGGTGGTGTCACCGTCAGCTACTTCGAGTGGGTCCAGAACGTCAACGGCTACTACTGGACCGAGGAGGAGGTCCGCGAGAAGCTCGACAAGAAGATGACCAAGGCCTTCTGGGACGTCTACAACACCGCCAAGGAGAAGAACATCCACATGCGCGACGGTGCCTACGTCGTCGCCGTCAGCAAGGTCTACCAGGCCATGAAGGACCGCGGATGGGTCAAGCACTGA
- a CDS encoding 1,4-alpha-glucan branching protein — protein sequence MRGYFTFVLHTHLPYVRKHGKWPFGEEWIYEAMSETYLPLLMEFERLSSSGVRFNIVVNITPVLAEQLADEYIKWEFERYLERKIEKTEEDLRSGKYDEKAVMASLDHFRKVYDYWRAINGDIIGKFREFQERGYVEIITSAATHGYLPLLGRDEAIRAQIANGVATYEKHFGRRPRGIWLPECAYRPAGEWELPGGRKVKRKGIEKFLEEFGIEYFFVESKLIDEGPVTRGYHEIEVYKGGKSTLRPYWIKGSKVAVFARNRETGHQVWSAHYGYPGDFYYREFHRKAPESGGQYWRITGKDVELADKEFYDPDKAMERVEEHARHFVSLVERLLREFEEKTGEKGIIVSPYDTELFGHWWFEGVKWLGRVLELMAGRGIETVSLSRFLENYSGERHEIELPEGSWGANSDHSTWWNEETEWTWEHVYRAEDRMVAIASRFYGRDALTDRAIEQLARELLILEASDWQFLITTGQAKEYGKRRILTHSRDFHRLANEVVRYVKTGEFDVKVLGELEERDNAFRPVVVAHYISENPPELEEYVEPPEVPPEKASEENEGEAREKAERAYATEVVKEVAVKGKTKQTKPLGRARKSERKPKQESSARKGGRKMGGRMKTGSDLLLIKGIGPKTLVRLRKAGVHTVDDLRTADLDELARKTGISIKRLRKFVEQVS from the coding sequence ATGAGAGGCTACTTCACCTTTGTGCTGCACACTCACCTGCCCTACGTTAGAAAGCACGGGAAATGGCCCTTTGGGGAGGAGTGGATATACGAGGCCATGAGTGAAACGTACCTGCCCCTTCTTATGGAGTTCGAGAGGCTCAGCTCCTCTGGAGTACGGTTCAACATCGTGGTGAACATCACGCCGGTTCTGGCCGAGCAGCTGGCCGACGAGTACATAAAGTGGGAGTTCGAGCGCTACCTGGAGAGGAAGATAGAGAAGACCGAGGAAGACCTCCGCTCCGGCAAATACGACGAGAAGGCTGTAATGGCTAGCCTCGACCACTTCAGGAAGGTCTACGACTACTGGAGGGCAATAAACGGCGACATAATCGGCAAGTTCCGTGAGTTTCAGGAGAGGGGATACGTCGAGATAATAACCTCGGCGGCAACGCACGGCTACCTTCCCCTCCTCGGGAGGGACGAGGCTATAAGGGCGCAGATAGCCAACGGTGTTGCCACCTACGAGAAGCACTTCGGGAGGAGGCCGAGGGGAATATGGCTCCCCGAGTGCGCCTACAGGCCTGCCGGCGAGTGGGAGTTGCCCGGAGGAAGGAAGGTGAAGAGGAAGGGGATAGAAAAGTTCCTCGAGGAGTTCGGCATCGAGTACTTCTTCGTCGAGAGCAAACTCATCGACGAGGGGCCGGTGACCCGGGGCTACCACGAGATTGAGGTCTACAAGGGGGGAAAGAGCACCCTCCGGCCCTACTGGATTAAAGGCTCGAAAGTTGCGGTCTTCGCGCGCAACAGGGAGACCGGGCATCAGGTCTGGAGCGCCCACTACGGCTACCCGGGCGACTTCTACTACCGCGAGTTCCACAGGAAGGCACCGGAGAGTGGCGGCCAGTACTGGAGGATAACAGGGAAGGACGTTGAGCTTGCCGATAAGGAGTTCTACGACCCGGACAAAGCCATGGAGCGCGTCGAGGAGCACGCGAGGCACTTCGTCTCGCTGGTGGAGAGGCTTTTGAGGGAGTTCGAGGAGAAGACGGGAGAGAAGGGAATAATAGTTTCTCCCTATGACACCGAGCTTTTCGGCCACTGGTGGTTTGAGGGGGTTAAATGGCTCGGCAGGGTTCTGGAGCTGATGGCCGGCAGGGGAATAGAAACCGTGTCCCTCTCGAGGTTCCTCGAAAACTATTCCGGCGAGAGGCACGAGATAGAGCTTCCCGAGGGCTCGTGGGGGGCCAACTCGGACCACTCCACCTGGTGGAACGAGGAGACAGAGTGGACGTGGGAGCACGTCTACCGGGCCGAGGACAGGATGGTGGCGATAGCGAGCAGGTTCTATGGAAGGGACGCTTTAACGGACAGGGCCATCGAGCAGCTCGCGAGGGAGCTTCTGATACTCGAAGCCAGCGACTGGCAGTTCCTCATAACGACAGGACAGGCGAAGGAGTACGGGAAGAGGAGGATTCTCACCCACAGCAGGGACTTCCACAGGCTGGCCAACGAGGTCGTGAGGTACGTTAAAACGGGCGAGTTCGATGTTAAGGTGCTTGGAGAGTTAGAGGAGAGGGACAACGCCTTCAGACCGGTTGTCGTGGCCCACTACATAAGCGAGAACCCGCCCGAACTGGAGGAGTACGTGGAACCTCCCGAGGTGCCCCCTGAGAAAGCCTCCGAAGAGAATGAAGGTGAGGCGAGGGAGAAGGCCGAGAGGGCCTACGCGACGGAGGTCGTGAAGGAAGTTGCGGTGAAGGGAAAGACAAAGCAAACTAAACCCCTGGGAAGGGCCAGGAAGTCGGAAAGGAAGCCGAAGCAAGAATCCTCCGCCAGGAAGGGTGGAAGGAAGATGGGTGGAAGGATGAAAACCGGGAGTGACCTGCTCTTGATAAAGGGCATCGGGCCGAAGACCCTTGTCAGGCTCAGGAAAGCCGGAGTCCACACGGTGGATGACCTCAGGACCGCCGACCTTGATGAACTCGCCCGGAAAACGGGAATATCGATAAAGAGGCTGAGGAAGTTCGTGGAGCAGGTTTCTTAG
- a CDS encoding beta-CASP ribonuclease aCPSF1, whose product MIRRETFVDDILRDIRAVIRQMVPPEARITDVEFEGPELVIYTKNPEVLMRDGDLIRNMAKVLKKRISVRPDPDVLLPPERAEELIKELVPKEAEITNISFDPSVGEVIIEARKPGLVIGKNGETLRLITQKAHWSPKVIRTPPLQSQTIYSIRQILQAEAKDRRKFLRQAGRNIYRKPELKSEWIRITGLGGFREVGRSSLLVQTNESYVLVDFGVNIAALRDPKKAFPHFDAPEFRYVLDAGLLDAIIITHAHLDHSGMLPYLFRYKLFDGPIYTTPPTRDLMVLLQQDFIEIQKMNGVEPLYRPRDIKEVIKHTITLDYGEVRDIAPDMRLTLHNAGHILGSSIVHLHIGNGLHNIAITGDFKFIPTRLFEPAVSRFPRVETLVMESTYGGSNDYQMPREEAEKRLIEVIHQTIRRGGKVLIPAMAVGRAQEIMMVLEEYARIGGLEVPIYLDGMIWEATAIHTAYPEYLSRHLREQIFHEGYNPFLNPIFKPVANSRERQDIIDSGEPAIIIATSGMLVGGPSVEYFKQLASDPKNSMIFVSYQAEGTLGRQVQRGLREIPLVGEGGKTEVVNVNMEVHTIDGFSGHADRRELISYIARLRPRPERVITVHGEAHKCLDLSTSIHKKFGISTRAPNNLDAIRLK is encoded by the coding sequence GTGATAAGAAGAGAGACCTTCGTTGACGACATTCTACGCGATATACGGGCAGTGATACGCCAGATGGTGCCCCCTGAGGCCAGGATAACCGACGTCGAGTTCGAGGGTCCCGAACTGGTCATATACACCAAGAACCCCGAGGTTCTGATGCGCGACGGCGATCTGATAAGGAACATGGCCAAGGTTCTGAAGAAGCGCATAAGCGTCCGCCCGGATCCGGACGTTCTTCTACCACCCGAGCGGGCCGAGGAGCTGATAAAGGAGCTGGTCCCCAAGGAGGCGGAGATAACCAACATAAGCTTCGATCCCTCCGTTGGGGAGGTCATAATCGAGGCGAGGAAGCCGGGCCTCGTCATCGGAAAGAACGGAGAAACGCTCCGGCTCATAACCCAGAAGGCCCACTGGTCGCCTAAGGTCATCAGAACCCCGCCGCTCCAGAGCCAGACGATATACTCCATAAGGCAGATACTTCAGGCGGAAGCCAAGGACAGGAGGAAGTTCCTCCGCCAGGCTGGAAGGAACATCTACCGCAAGCCGGAGCTGAAGAGCGAGTGGATAAGGATAACCGGCCTCGGAGGTTTCAGGGAGGTTGGCAGAAGCTCGCTCCTCGTCCAGACCAACGAGAGCTACGTTCTGGTTGACTTCGGCGTTAACATAGCGGCCCTCCGCGACCCCAAGAAGGCATTCCCGCACTTCGACGCTCCGGAGTTCCGCTACGTCCTCGATGCTGGTCTTCTTGATGCAATCATAATCACCCACGCCCACCTCGACCACAGCGGAATGCTGCCGTATCTCTTCCGCTACAAGCTCTTCGACGGGCCGATTTACACCACGCCCCCGACGAGGGACCTGATGGTCCTCCTCCAGCAGGACTTCATAGAGATACAGAAGATGAACGGCGTCGAGCCGCTCTACAGGCCCAGAGACATTAAGGAGGTCATAAAGCACACCATAACCCTCGACTACGGTGAGGTCAGGGACATAGCCCCCGACATGCGCCTTACCCTTCACAACGCTGGCCACATACTCGGCTCCTCGATAGTCCACCTCCACATAGGCAACGGCCTGCACAACATCGCCATAACCGGCGACTTCAAGTTCATCCCGACGAGGCTCTTCGAGCCTGCCGTCAGCAGGTTCCCGCGCGTCGAGACGCTGGTCATGGAGTCCACCTACGGCGGAAGCAACGACTACCAGATGCCGCGTGAGGAAGCCGAGAAGAGGCTCATAGAGGTCATCCACCAGACCATAAGGCGCGGTGGAAAGGTGCTAATCCCTGCGATGGCCGTTGGAAGGGCGCAGGAGATAATGATGGTTCTCGAGGAGTACGCGAGGATAGGCGGCCTCGAGGTGCCGATTTACCTCGATGGAATGATATGGGAGGCCACCGCAATCCACACCGCTTATCCGGAGTACCTCAGCAGGCACCTCCGCGAGCAGATATTCCACGAGGGCTACAACCCGTTCCTCAACCCGATATTCAAGCCGGTGGCGAACAGCAGGGAGAGGCAGGACATCATAGACTCCGGGGAGCCGGCGATAATCATCGCAACCTCGGGTATGCTCGTCGGAGGGCCGAGCGTTGAGTACTTCAAGCAGCTCGCCTCGGATCCGAAGAACAGCATGATCTTCGTCAGCTACCAGGCTGAGGGAACCCTCGGAAGGCAGGTGCAGAGGGGCCTGAGGGAGATTCCGCTGGTCGGAGAGGGCGGAAAGACGGAGGTCGTCAACGTCAACATGGAGGTACACACCATCGACGGCTTCTCCGGTCACGCGGACAGAAGGGAGCTGATAAGCTACATCGCCAGGCTCAGGCCCAGGCCGGAGAGGGTCATAACGGTCCACGGCGAGGCCCACAAGTGCCTCGACCTCTCGACGAGCATCCACAAGAAGTTCGGCATCTCAACCCGTGCCCCGAACAACCTGGACGCCATAAGGCTCAAGTGA
- a CDS encoding P-loop NTPase family protein, which yields MKEIILLTGPPLNGRDEYIAEALKLAKGESYAYYHVFDYIRDVGKERGVKITRKNVLDFAINHQDLMNEIRDEAFERIRKEIDGSDKEYHLVSTPSLFRWGSGSVIGFTASNLKLLKPNRVVIVLDDVLSVRRRIINDPEWFERFGGNPENIKITTLVMWREDAINHVKTLVHELKKEGLEVRYVLQFGIRHPHRVFLDLLFREEEKPLVYLSYPMTGHEEEYYHRVRGFYDKLSEHFTVLDPGALDDWWVVAEYDAQVNADPSIKRIKIKHLLDGEEVEELDREDIEQATDILRRQLVERDFNLVDVSKAIAVYHYAEGVSAGVISEMAEAYRTLAAIYLYYPFKRRPSPFMEFYGMQNPSRRTMFRDEDEMVRAMLEEREYWAKV from the coding sequence ATGAAGGAGATAATCCTGCTTACCGGACCCCCGCTCAACGGGCGGGACGAGTACATAGCCGAGGCGCTGAAGCTCGCGAAGGGGGAAAGCTACGCATACTACCACGTCTTTGACTACATTAGAGATGTTGGAAAGGAGAGGGGCGTTAAAATAACCCGGAAGAACGTCCTTGACTTCGCTATAAACCACCAGGATTTGATGAACGAGATAAGGGATGAGGCCTTCGAGAGGATAAGGAAGGAGATAGACGGAAGCGATAAGGAGTACCATCTCGTCTCGACCCCCAGTTTATTCCGCTGGGGGAGCGGGAGCGTCATAGGGTTTACCGCCAGCAACCTCAAGCTACTGAAGCCGAACCGCGTTGTAATAGTCCTCGACGACGTCCTCTCCGTCAGGAGGAGGATCATCAACGACCCGGAGTGGTTCGAGCGCTTTGGCGGAAACCCGGAGAACATAAAGATCACCACGCTGGTCATGTGGCGTGAGGATGCCATAAACCACGTGAAGACCCTCGTCCACGAGCTTAAAAAGGAGGGCCTCGAGGTTCGCTACGTCCTCCAGTTCGGCATAAGACACCCGCATAGAGTTTTCCTCGACCTCCTGTTCCGCGAGGAGGAGAAACCGCTCGTATACCTAAGCTACCCGATGACGGGCCACGAGGAGGAGTACTACCACAGGGTAAGGGGCTTCTACGACAAGTTGAGCGAGCACTTCACGGTCCTCGATCCAGGTGCCCTGGACGACTGGTGGGTCGTGGCTGAATACGATGCCCAGGTCAACGCGGACCCCTCGATAAAGCGCATCAAGATAAAGCACCTCCTGGACGGCGAGGAGGTTGAAGAGCTGGACAGGGAGGACATAGAGCAGGCCACGGACATACTGAGGCGCCAGCTCGTCGAGAGGGACTTCAACCTCGTGGACGTTAGCAAGGCAATAGCGGTCTACCACTACGCCGAAGGGGTTTCTGCAGGGGTCATCAGTGAGATGGCGGAAGCCTACAGAACGCTCGCGGCGATATACCTCTACTATCCGTTCAAGAGGCGCCCGAGTCCGTTCATGGAGTTCTACGGCATGCAGAACCCCTCGAGGAGGACGATGTTCAGGGACGAGGACGAGATGGTGAGAGCCATGCTGGAGGAGAGGGAATACTGGGCGAAGGTGTAG
- a CDS encoding P-II family nitrogen regulator has protein sequence MKKVEAIIRGNDFDRVKNALKQIGIVPLTAYPVQGRGVQGGVPPYDLLPKMKIEIVVKDKDVETVVNVITRNARSGTPGDGKIFIIPVEDAIRIRTGERGNEALY, from the coding sequence ATGAAGAAGGTTGAGGCGATTATAAGGGGAAATGACTTTGATCGCGTTAAGAACGCGCTGAAGCAGATTGGCATCGTGCCGCTGACGGCTTACCCCGTCCAGGGGAGGGGTGTGCAGGGCGGAGTCCCGCCATATGACCTGCTGCCGAAGATGAAGATAGAGATCGTCGTCAAGGACAAGGACGTTGAGACCGTGGTGAACGTCATCACGAGGAACGCCCGAAGCGGCACCCCCGGGGACGGAAAGATATTCATAATCCCCGTTGAGGATGCGATAAGGATAAGAACCGGGGAAAGGGGGAACGAGGCCCTCTACTGA
- the psmB gene encoding archaeal proteasome endopeptidase complex subunit beta translates to MTEKLKGTTTVGIVCRDGVVLAADRRASLGNMVLSENVTKVFWIDDHLALAGAGSVGDILGLVRLLRAEAKLYRAKVGKEMSVKALATLTSNILHGSRFMPYFGWFLIAGHTGKPGLYSVDMAGGVTEDRFTAAGSGMEFAFSILESEYKDDIPVSEGVKLALKAIKAATRRDVFTGGGVTLVTVTEEGYREWTEEEIKALLE, encoded by the coding sequence TTGACTGAAAAGCTAAAGGGAACGACTACAGTCGGCATTGTATGTAGGGACGGCGTGGTCCTGGCAGCGGACAGAAGGGCGTCGCTCGGCAACATGGTGCTATCCGAGAACGTAACCAAGGTCTTCTGGATAGACGACCACCTGGCCCTCGCGGGGGCCGGTAGTGTCGGCGATATTCTGGGCCTCGTCAGGCTTCTCCGCGCGGAGGCCAAGCTCTACAGGGCCAAGGTAGGGAAGGAGATGAGCGTCAAGGCCCTCGCAACGCTGACTTCTAACATCCTTCACGGGAGCAGGTTCATGCCCTACTTCGGGTGGTTCCTCATAGCGGGCCACACCGGAAAGCCGGGGCTTTACTCGGTTGACATGGCCGGCGGCGTTACCGAGGACAGGTTCACGGCCGCCGGTTCGGGAATGGAGTTCGCCTTCTCGATACTGGAGTCGGAGTATAAAGATGACATCCCCGTAAGTGAGGGGGTTAAGCTCGCCCTCAAGGCCATAAAGGCCGCCACCAGGAGGGACGTTTTCACCGGAGGCGGCGTTACCCTCGTTACCGTCACGGAGGAAGGGTACAGGGAGTGGACGGAGGAGGAGATAAAAGCACTTCTGGAGTGA